A DNA window from Arachis hypogaea cultivar Tifrunner chromosome 18, arahy.Tifrunner.gnm2.J5K5, whole genome shotgun sequence contains the following coding sequences:
- the LOC112769511 gene encoding ubiquitin-like domain-containing protein gives MRVVIVTRINQFFIEVGAQETVSEIKRKIEQIHGTPAASQILTVSGWELVDGLDMEDYPIVTEGTKIDLNIKPSTEPHFNHVNKMQITVKFSARRIKIEVDRTDTVRSLKEKIHIIDSTPIKRMTLVFSGVELNEDFRKLSEYGIRESSEIVVFLNTITRARDEAPSRKVSLVVQTSSSLLNAATIPLEMRDACTVNDLKQLLLSRKILPVDDYLFIHRQRIMRDSCSLRWHGVENGDCLYVFKGTVSRNGYH, from the coding sequence ATGAGAGTAGTTATTGTTACAAGAATAAACCAATTCTTCATTGAAGTAGGTGCCCAAGAAACAGTTTCCGAgatcaaaagaaaaatagaacAAATTCATGGTACTCCAGCAGCTTCACAGATCCTAACAGTTTCTGGATGGGAACTAGTGGATGGCTTAGACATGGAAGACTATCCTATAGTCACTGAAGGTACAAAAATTGACCTCAATATCAAACCAAGCACAGAACCACATTTTAACCATGTTAACAAAATGCAAATCACAGTGAAATTTTCAGCTAGAAGGATCAAGATAGAGGTGGACAGAACAGATACTGTTCGGAGCTTAAAGGAAAAAATCCACATAATTGACAGCACCCCCATCAAAAGAATGACACTAGTGTTTTCAGGGGTGGAGTTGAACGAAGATTTCAGAAAGCTAAGTGAGTATGGCATACGTGAGTCTTCTGAAATTGTTGTGTTCCTCAACACCATAACTAGGGCAAGAGATGAAGCTCCCTCAAGGAAGGTGAGCCTAGTGGTACAAACTTCCTCTAGTTTGCTTAATGCAGCAACTATTCCACTGGAGATGAGAGATGCATGCACTGTGAATGACTTAAAGCAGTTGTTGTTAAGCAGAAAAATTCTGCCTGTTGAtgactatttatttattcataggCAACGGATCATGAGGGATAGCTGCAGCCTCAGATGGCACGGTGTTGAAAATGGAGACTGCCTCTATGTGTTCAAAGGGACAGTTAGTCGCAATGGATATCACtaa
- the LOC112772485 gene encoding peroxidase 3, producing the protein MARKLGYLRFFIVCVIASIVATTHAQLQLGFYAKSCPKAEKIVSDFVNEHIHNAPSLAAALIRMHFHDCFVRGCDGSVLLNNTNQQAEKNAPPNLTVRGFDFIERIKSLVEAACPGVVSCADILTLAARDSIVATGGPFWQVPTGRRDGLVSNLSEATRNIPAPFDNFTTLQTKFNNAGLDLNDLVILSGAHTIGVSHCSTISNRLYNFTGKLDEDPALDSEYAQNLKKFKCKSINDNTTLIEMDPGSRKTFDLGYYNQVVKRRGLFTSDSQLLVNSVTNSLVNQLLQGSLRNFHAQFAISMEKMGRINVKTGTQGEIRKQCALVNS; encoded by the exons ATGGCAAGGAAATTAGGGTACTTGAGATTTTTTATTGTTTGTGTGATAGCATCAATTGTTGCAACAACACATGCTCAATTGCAGCTTGGTTTCTATGCTAAAAGCTGCCCAAAAGCTGAGAAGATTGTTTCTGATTTTGTGAATGAGCACATCCACAATGCTCCTTCACTTGCAGCTGCATTAATAAGAATGCATTTTCATGATTGTTTTGTCAGG GGGTGTGATGGATCAGTGCTTCTGAACAACACAAACCAGCAAGCTGAGAAGAATGCTCCACCAAACTTGACAGTGAGAGGGTTTGACTTCATTGAGAGAATAAAGAGCCTTGTGGAAGCTGCATGCCCTGGTGTTGTTTCTTGTGCTGATATCTTAACTTTGGCTGCCAGAGACTCCATTGTTGCCACT GGTGGACCCTTCTGGCAAGTTCCAACAGGTAGAAGGGATGGTTTAGTTTCTAATTTGTCAGAAGCCACAAGAAACATTCCTGCTCCATTTGATAACTTCACCACCCTGCAAACTAAGTTTAACAATGCTGGACTTGATCTCAATGACTTAGTCATTCTATCTg GTGCACACACAATTGGAGTGTCTCACTGCTCAACAATCAGCAACCGTTTGTACAACTTCACTGGGAAGTTAGATGAAGACCCTGCACTAGACAGTGAGTATGCACAAAATCTGAAGAAATTCAAGTGCAAGAGCATCAATGACAACACCACTTTGATTGAGATGGACCCTGGTAGCCGCAAGACCTTTGATCTTGGTTACTATAACCAAGTTGTTAAGAGAAGAGGCCTATTCACTTCAGATTCTCAGTTGTTGGTCAACAGTGTTACAAACTCTCTGGTGAACCAATTGCTTCAAGGGTCACTTCGGAATTTCCATGCTCAATTTGCAATATCTATGGAGAAAATGGGAAGAATTAATGTCAAGACAGGGACACAAGGTGAAATCAGGAAGCAATGTGCATTGGTAAATAGCTAA
- the LOC112771869 gene encoding APO protein 4, mitochondrial: MALRNLPWRGLVCSESVRCFEFPIRFYANKAKLRKHRPMILKRIERRAQAYPVRATIPVAKEALVTRDILFHGVSILLKSIPIMACKFCPEIFIGEQGHKIRTCWGYKHRAKNRVHEWVRGGLNDILVPVQAFHLHNMFQPVITHNQRFDFERIPAVLELCWQAGAYPNDENLSSSNWSLEAANDSVQGGESLSPRDLTSVAQQTLNAWEILRSGVEKLLLVYPVKVCKHCSEVHVGPSGHKARLCGVFKYESWRGSHFWMKATVDDLVPPKIVWSQRPKDPAVLVDEGRRFYGRVPAVLDLCSKGGALVPAKYNCMKKVKGSSGPVNNEIRKRTIELNFPGQHVDLQAWLESEYSVGK; encoded by the exons ATGGCTCTGAGAAATTTGCCTTGGCGGGGCCTTGTGTGCAGCGAATCAGTTAGATGCTTTGAGTTTCCTATTCGGTTCTACGCCAACAAAGCGAAACTGAGGAAGCACCGCCCCATGATTCTCAAGAGAATCGAGAGAAGAGCCCAAGCGTACCCGGTTCGCGCCACCATTCCGGTTGCAAAGGAGGCGCTGGTAACTCGGGATATTCTCTTCCATGGCGTTTCCATCCTTCTCAAGTCCATTCCTATCATGGCTTGCAA ATTCTGTCCAGAGATATTTATTGGTGAGCAGGGGCATAAAATTCGAACTTGCTGGGGCTACAAGCATCGAGCCAAGAATCGAGTTCATGAGTGGGTCAGAGGTGGTTTAAATGATATACTTGTTCCTGTCCAAGCATTTCACCTACATAACATGTTCCAGCCTGTTATTACACACAACCAGAGGTTTGACTTTGAACGCATACCTGCTGTTTTGGAGCTATGTTGGCAAGCAGGCGCTTATCCCAATGACGAAAACCTTAGTTCAAGTAATTGGAGCTTGGAGGCTGCCAATGATAGCGTGCAAGGAGGTGAATCTTTGTCACCAAGGGATCTTACCTCTGTAGCACAACAAACACTCAATGCTTGGGAAATTCTTAGGTCAGGGGTGGAGAAGTTGTTGTTGGTTTATCCAGTAAAAGTTTGTAAACATTGTTCTGAGGTTCATGTTGGGCCTTCTGGCCATAAAGCTAGGCTTTGTGGAGTATTTAAATATGAAAGTTGGAGAGGATCTCACTTTTGGATGAAAGCTACAGTGGATGATTTAGTGCCCCCGAAGATCGTATGGAGCCAAAGGCCTAAAGATCCTGCTGTACTTGTAGATGAAGGGAGAAGATTTTACGGGCGTGTTCCAGCTGTATTGGATCTGTGCTCAAAGGGTGGTGCCCTTGTGCCTGCAAAGTATAATTGTATGAAGAAAGTTAAAGGTTCGTCAGGCCCTGTCAATAATGAGATTAGAAAAAGAACTATAGAATTGAACTTTCCGGGGCAGCATGTTGACTTACAGGCATGGTTGGAATCAGAGTACAGTGTGGGAAAATGA